From Malaciobacter mytili LMG 24559:
GGCTTTGGATTTTCAACATTTTCTCTTCCTGTAATATATTCAAAGTAGTCTAAAATCTCTAAATGTTCTAAAAGAGGAGTGCTATATAAAGCAGTTTTTGTTGTAACTATAGCTAGTCTTGCAAATTTTGAAGCAAACTCTAAACACTCTTTTACATTTTCTAAAAGAAAAGTTTGTTCTTTTGATATAGTTCTATATCTATTTTTATAAGCATCTACAAAATCCCAAACTCTTTCATCTTCAACTCCTAAATCTTTATACATAATATCTAAAGGGTATCCAATTAGATTTTTAATATCTTCTTTTTTCCCTTTAAACTCAAAATTTAGTTCTTCAAAAGTATGATAAAAAGATGAAATAATTGCTTCTGTTGAGTCTATTAATGTTCCATCTAAATCAAATAGTATAATATTATTTTCTTTCAATTTTTTTCCTTGTCTTCTTTTATCCAGTCAATTTGATTATGAAAAATACCTATAAAAGTAGGTTCAATATTTTTTATATTTTTATTTACAACGGTTATAGAATTTGGTATAAATAAGAATAAATATGGCAAATCATTACTTATAATTGTAAAAATATTTTTATAAATTTCTGCTAATTTTTCTCTATTAACTGTAGTTGAACCAAGTTCTATTAATTTATCTAGTTGTTTATTTTTATAACCTACAAGATTAAATCTTCCAATTTTTGTTGAGTCACTATGCCAAAGAGGGTAAGCATCTGGCGTTAAAGCAAGAGACCAACCAAGTAATACAGTTTCAAATTTCCTTGGATGAACAACAGTATTTAAAAAAGCTTGCCATTCCATAACTCTTATTTTTACTTCTACTCCAATTTGTTTTAATTGATGTTGTAAAATTTGAGCTGCATTAACTCTTATTTCATTTCCTGTATTTGTAACAAGTTCAAAGCTTAAAGGATTTTTTTCATTATATCCTGCTTCTTTTAAAAGCTGTTTTGCTTTTTTTATATCTTGAACTATAGGTTTAACTTTTTCATTATAAGCAAAAGTTCCAGGTAAAAATGGCCCATTGGCAACTTTTGCATGTCCAAAATATAAAATATCAACTAACTCTTGTCTATTTATTGCTAAAGATAAGGCTTGCCTTACTTTTTTATCTTGAAATTTTTTATTATTTAAATTAAATCCCAAATAAGCATAAGAAAAACTTGTTGTTTCAATTATTTGGTAATTTTCATAAAATTCATTATTTAATTGTCTATCAACTTGAATAGGTGTAAGAGAAGCTATATCTAGTTTATTTTGTTTTAACATTAAAAAAGAAGTTGTTGGGTCTGGATAAAATTTATAATGAATTTTATCAATTTTAGGTTTACCTTTAAAATAGTTTTTATTGGCAGTTAAAATAATATCTGAGGCATTTTTAAAAGAGTTTAAAATATAAGGACCTGTTCCT
This genomic window contains:
- a CDS encoding HAD family hydrolase, translating into MKENNIILFDLDGTLIDSTEAIISSFYHTFEELNFEFKGKKEDIKNLIGYPLDIMYKDLGVEDERVWDFVDAYKNRYRTISKEQTFLLENVKECLEFASKFARLAIVTTKTALYSTPLLEHLEILDYFEYITGRENVENPKPHPEPILKTLELMNYDEEKHRVWMVGDTKLDLICAQEANVNCVGVLCGYAQQEELQIYTDYIQNSALEAVQFIYNKTYSN
- a CDS encoding peptide-binding protein is translated as MKKHILLIALFFNFLFASTLNLSITSSPSRINPILSNDTASSEISQWLFNGLLKYDKDANITTDIAKSYYFENETKLIIKLREDVFWHDGVQVTSQDVLFTYETILNPKVFTSIASNYKEVESVKALDKFTIEIIYKKPYFKALEIWLIGLLPYHILKDDKDLMTSKFNKNPIGTGPYILNSFKNASDIILTANKNYFKGKPKIDKIHYKFYPDPTTSFLMLKQNKLDIASLTPIQVDRQLNNEFYENYQIIETTSFSYAYLGFNLNNKKFQDKKVRQALSLAINRQELVDILYFGHAKVANGPFLPGTFAYNEKVKPIVQDIKKAKQLLKEAGYNEKNPLSFELVTNTGNEIRVNAAQILQHQLKQIGVEVKIRVMEWQAFLNTVVHPRKFETVLLGWSLALTPDAYPLWHSDSTKIGRFNLVGYKNKQLDKLIELGSTTVNREKLAEIYKNIFTIISNDLPYLFLFIPNSITVVNKNIKNIEPTFIGIFHNQIDWIKEDKEKN